ACACTAGCAACATCTCTCATAGGACACTTCATCACTATCCCATTCGAGTATTTCCTTGTAACTATTGGACTTGTGATTACCATCAATGGCTTTGTTCTTCTAATGCAGTCCATACGAAAATATCCACTAACTCATGGTGACAAGACATTTGTCAAAAAATTCTTTTAACCTAAAGAACATCGATCGATTGATCCATGAGCCAACTAGATTGATGATCATAACCCAGCTCTACGTTGTAGAAAGCGCAGACTTCCTCTTCCTCCAAAATCAACTTCAGATGACTCCAGGTAATCTATCATCCCATTTGAGCAAGCTTGAAGAAGCAGGTTATGTGGAGATAGTGAAAGAATTCATTGAACG
The Candidatus Methylarchaceae archaeon HK02M2 DNA segment above includes these coding regions:
- a CDS encoding transcriptional regulator; this encodes MSKNSFNLKNIDRLIHEPTRLMIITQLYVVESADFLFLQNQLQMTPGNLSSHLSKLEEAGYVEIVKEFIERKPHTALKLTKKGRSAFKEYQQNLEQVFTTLPR